Proteins from one Acidiphilium multivorum AIU301 genomic window:
- the leuB gene encoding 3-isopropylmalate dehydrogenase — MIANRKLLLLPGDGIGPEVMAEARRVIDWLARSGRARFELAEDLVGGASIEATGKPITEPVIERALEADAVLFGAVGGPQWDSQPFDNRPEIAILELRKRLGLFANLRPAPVFDALIDASPLKPEIVRGLDIMIVRESTGGIYFGEPRGIETLPDGTKRGINTEVYTTPEIERVARVAFELARKRQGRLTSVEKANVMESGLLWRQTVTALGAAEYPDVQLSHMYADNCAMQLAKNPRQFDVIVTGNLFGDLLSDLASMLTGSLGMLPSATLGAPDAAGRRHALYEPIHGSAPDIAGKGLANPLAQILSLAMLLRYSFDMQEDAAAIEAAVSNVLASGMRTADIEQKGTARIGTRTMGDAVLRELDKLGG; from the coding sequence ATGATTGCGAACCGGAAACTGCTGCTCCTGCCGGGGGATGGCATCGGCCCCGAGGTGATGGCGGAAGCCCGCCGGGTGATCGACTGGCTGGCGCGCAGCGGCCGGGCGCGGTTCGAACTCGCCGAGGACCTCGTCGGCGGCGCCTCGATCGAGGCGACCGGCAAGCCGATCACCGAACCGGTGATCGAGCGCGCGCTGGAGGCGGATGCCGTGCTGTTCGGCGCGGTGGGCGGGCCGCAATGGGATTCGCAGCCTTTCGACAACCGGCCGGAAATCGCCATTCTCGAACTGCGCAAGCGCCTCGGCCTGTTCGCCAACCTGCGCCCCGCGCCGGTGTTCGACGCGCTGATCGACGCGAGCCCGCTCAAGCCCGAGATCGTGCGCGGGCTCGACATCATGATCGTCCGGGAATCGACGGGCGGCATCTATTTCGGCGAGCCGCGCGGGATCGAGACCCTGCCGGATGGCACGAAGCGCGGGATCAACACCGAGGTCTACACCACGCCGGAGATCGAGCGGGTGGCGCGCGTCGCCTTCGAGCTGGCGCGCAAGCGGCAGGGGCGGCTGACCAGCGTCGAGAAGGCGAACGTGATGGAATCAGGCCTGCTCTGGCGGCAGACCGTCACCGCCCTCGGCGCGGCGGAATATCCGGACGTGCAGCTCTCGCACATGTACGCCGACAATTGCGCGATGCAGCTGGCGAAGAATCCGCGCCAGTTCGACGTGATCGTGACCGGCAACCTGTTCGGCGACCTGCTCTCCGACCTGGCCTCGATGCTGACCGGCTCGCTCGGGATGCTGCCCTCGGCGACGCTCGGGGCGCCGGATGCGGCGGGGCGGCGCCATGCGCTCTACGAGCCGATCCACGGCTCGGCGCCGGACATCGCCGGCAAGGGCTTGGCCAATCCGCTGGCGCAGATCCTCAGCCTCGCGATGCTGCTGCGCTACTCCTTCGACATGCAGGAGGATGCGGCGGCGATCGAAGCCGCCGTCTCCAACGTGCTCGCGAGCGGCATGCGCACCGCGGATATCGAGCAGAAGGGCACGGCGCGGATCGGCACGCGGACGATGGGCGACGCGGTGCTGCGCGAGCTCGACAAGCTCGGCGGCTGA
- the leuD gene encoding 3-isopropylmalate dehydratase small subunit: MDRFERLEAVAAPLRMANVDTDKIIPARFLKTIKRSGLGKHAFAGLRYNEDGSENPDFVLNREPYRQAHILVAGENFGCGSSREHAPWALLDFGIRCVIAPSFADIFFNNCFKNGILPIVLPREQCEALMEDAESGANARIIVDLAAQTVSRPDGETYGFEIDPFRKRCLLEGLDDIGLTLEKAPSIDAYEAKLDGAAWRPRIETV; this comes from the coding sequence ATGGACAGGTTCGAACGGCTGGAGGCGGTCGCCGCCCCGCTCAGGATGGCGAATGTCGATACCGACAAGATCATCCCGGCGCGCTTCCTCAAGACGATCAAGCGCTCGGGGCTGGGCAAGCACGCCTTCGCCGGGCTGCGCTACAACGAGGATGGCAGCGAGAACCCGGATTTCGTGCTGAACCGCGAGCCCTACCGGCAGGCGCATATCCTCGTCGCCGGAGAGAATTTCGGCTGCGGCTCGTCGCGCGAGCACGCGCCCTGGGCGCTGCTGGATTTCGGCATCCGCTGCGTGATCGCGCCGAGCTTCGCCGACATCTTCTTCAACAACTGCTTCAAGAACGGCATCCTGCCGATCGTGCTGCCGCGCGAACAATGCGAGGCGCTGATGGAGGATGCGGAATCAGGGGCGAATGCGCGGATCATCGTCGATCTCGCGGCGCAGACCGTCTCGCGGCCGGATGGCGAGACCTACGGGTTCGAGATCGATCCGTTCCGCAAGCGCTGCCTGCTGGAGGGGCTCGACGATATCGGCCTGACGCTGGAGAAGGCGCCCTCGATCGACGCCTATGAGGCGAAGCTGGACGGCGCGGCCTGGCGGCCGCGGATCGAGACCGTCTGA